One window of the Chitinophaga niabensis genome contains the following:
- a CDS encoding FadR/GntR family transcriptional regulator: MAKIDLIKDLVPIAQNTMADIVEKELRDYLKKKSFKPGDALPSELELAEALGVSRNVVREALSRLRMLGMVETKKRRGMILSRPDILGSFERVLDPLIIDDSTLQDIFELRLTLEMGLADILYLRKTKKDLKELEAIAKSQEPKGKGQAFRISNEVAFHGKIYQMTGNDTLTRFQNMLLPIFGYVISLEKVPKIGTVSHIDLVNILKDGSKEEFRAGMMEHLKPHFDRLK, encoded by the coding sequence ATGGCTAAAATTGATCTGATCAAAGATCTTGTCCCCATTGCTCAGAACACGATGGCAGATATTGTCGAGAAAGAGCTGCGCGATTATTTAAAAAAGAAATCCTTTAAACCCGGGGATGCACTTCCTTCAGAACTGGAACTGGCAGAAGCATTAGGCGTGAGCCGCAACGTAGTGAGAGAAGCATTAAGCCGCCTCCGTATGTTAGGTATGGTGGAAACGAAAAAGAGAAGAGGTATGATCCTTTCCCGCCCTGATATACTTGGATCTTTCGAAAGAGTATTAGACCCCTTGATCATAGACGACAGTACCCTGCAGGATATCTTTGAACTGAGGCTTACCCTGGAAATGGGACTGGCGGATATTCTCTACCTCCGCAAAACTAAAAAAGATCTGAAGGAACTGGAAGCCATCGCCAAAAGCCAGGAGCCCAAGGGGAAAGGACAGGCCTTCCGTATCAGCAATGAAGTAGCTTTTCACGGAAAGATCTACCAGATGACGGGGAACGATACGCTCACCCGTTTCCAGAATATGCTCCTCCCTATTTTTGGTTATGTGATCAGCCTGGAAAAAGTGCCCAAGATCGGTACCGTATCCCACATAGACCTGGTGAACATACTGAAGGATGGCAGCAAGGAAGAATTCAGGGCTGGTATGATGGAGCACCTCAAACCACACTTCGACCGCTTGAAATAA
- a CDS encoding TetR/AcrR family transcriptional regulator, with amino-acid sequence MRTRDENKICELHRRTVEMIVRDGLDGFGVNKLAKAAGVSPATIYIYYKDREDLIVQTAIRVTERMLKESLDGFDPDNMSLEEGLRNQWQNRARHFFNNPLDTQFMEKMRYSHLYDKVSKDVYHTFKEMMGRFCHNAIKRGELIPLSTEVYWSVAYAPLYQLIKFHSQDKTFGDTKFHFTEEAMEQALQLVLKALKP; translated from the coding sequence ATGAGAACAAGGGACGAAAATAAGATATGTGAACTCCATCGCAGAACGGTAGAAATGATCGTGAGGGATGGACTGGATGGCTTTGGCGTGAATAAGCTGGCCAAAGCTGCCGGTGTTTCTCCTGCCACCATTTACATCTATTATAAGGACCGGGAGGACCTCATTGTGCAAACGGCTATCCGTGTAACTGAACGTATGCTGAAGGAAAGCCTGGATGGTTTTGATCCGGATAACATGTCTTTGGAAGAGGGTTTACGGAACCAATGGCAGAACCGCGCCAGGCATTTTTTCAATAATCCGCTGGACACCCAGTTCATGGAAAAAATGCGGTATTCCCATTTGTACGATAAAGTATCCAAAGATGTGTACCATACTTTCAAAGAAATGATGGGCCGTTTCTGCCACAATGCGATAAAAAGGGGCGAACTGATCCCGCTGTCTACAGAAGTATATTGGTCGGTAGCCTATGCCCCTTTATACCAGCTGATCAAGTTCCACTCCCAGGATAAAACTTTTGGCGATACGAAATTTCATTTTACGGAAGAAGCCATGGAGCAAGCCTTACAGTTAGTATTGAAAGCCTTAAAACCCTGA
- a CDS encoding TetR family transcriptional regulator C-terminal domain-containing protein codes for MEKHTIREAYKRYWLENGKRPVSVFALCKIIDIPESAFYESYSSLDGVESDIWLSFFERTLEQLQADETYLQYSAQEKLLAFYFLWVQKLKEDRSYILLQKERYQLPSPAQFKQLATFKQAFFEYATGLIKEGYLSTEIKERKFISDKYVHGFWVQALFVLQYWIDDRSINFEMTDAAIEKAVNLSFQLIHSNTLDSLLDFGKFIFTRK; via the coding sequence ATGGAAAAGCATACCATTCGCGAAGCGTACAAACGCTACTGGCTCGAAAACGGTAAAAGACCCGTATCTGTTTTTGCCCTCTGCAAGATCATAGACATCCCCGAATCTGCATTTTATGAAAGTTATAGTTCATTGGACGGTGTTGAGTCAGACATCTGGCTGAGCTTCTTTGAACGTACACTTGAACAGTTGCAGGCGGATGAAACTTATCTGCAGTATTCCGCACAGGAAAAACTGCTGGCCTTTTACTTTTTGTGGGTACAAAAACTGAAAGAAGACCGTAGTTACATCCTCCTGCAAAAGGAGCGTTACCAGCTGCCCTCCCCGGCTCAATTCAAACAACTCGCTACTTTCAAACAAGCCTTCTTTGAATATGCCACCGGCTTAATTAAAGAAGGATACCTCAGTACAGAGATCAAGGAAAGAAAATTCATTTCCGATAAATATGTACATGGGTTCTGGGTACAGGCATTATTTGTTTTACAGTATTGGATAGATGACAGAAGTATCAATTTTGAAATGACGGATGCAGCTATTGAAAAAGCGGTGAACCTGAGTTTCCAGCTGATCCATTCCAACACTTTGGACAGCCTGCTTGATTTCGGAAAATTCATTTTCACCAGGAAATAG
- a CDS encoding PepSY-associated TM helix domain-containing protein — translation MKKIVGKVHLWLGFTSGLVVFVISITGCLLAFEWELRGLVNGSWYYTEPKANVQPLPPSVLRPIAEKQFPGKVANGISYQGGKYSTVVQFYGGDPEYYYQVFMDPYTGKVLKVWNAENDFFRFILDGHFYLWLPDHIGQPIVAYATLIFFVMLVTGLILWWPKNKAARKQRFSIKWDAKWRRKNYDLHNVLGFYAMFIALVLVITGLVWGFQWWSNSLYYATSGGKSLDDAIYATSDTTAYTKEYAVEKATDMAWNQVRQHMPEGAGISVYFAATKNAPISVTINHRPGTYYKTDNYQFDQYTLKPLKEDGPYAGFYKDAGFGDKLRRMNYDIHTGAVLALPGKILMFFASLICASLPITGIYIWWGRRKKGKPSLKKRIYQQAAL, via the coding sequence ATGAAAAAAATAGTAGGGAAAGTACATCTCTGGCTCGGATTTACATCCGGGCTGGTTGTATTTGTTATAAGCATTACCGGTTGTTTGCTCGCATTTGAGTGGGAACTGCGTGGCCTGGTGAATGGTTCCTGGTACTACACTGAGCCAAAAGCAAACGTGCAACCATTGCCCCCCTCTGTGCTCCGCCCGATTGCTGAAAAACAATTCCCCGGCAAAGTAGCTAACGGCATCAGTTACCAGGGGGGCAAATACAGCACCGTTGTACAATTCTACGGCGGCGATCCCGAATATTATTACCAGGTGTTCATGGACCCCTACACCGGCAAAGTGCTAAAGGTCTGGAATGCAGAAAACGATTTCTTCCGCTTTATCCTCGATGGCCACTTCTATCTCTGGCTGCCTGATCACATCGGCCAGCCCATTGTTGCTTACGCCACGCTCATATTCTTTGTAATGCTGGTAACCGGTTTAATCCTCTGGTGGCCAAAGAACAAAGCTGCACGCAAACAAAGGTTCAGCATCAAATGGGATGCAAAATGGCGCAGGAAGAATTACGACCTGCACAACGTACTGGGTTTTTACGCCATGTTTATTGCATTGGTACTTGTGATCACCGGGCTGGTATGGGGTTTCCAATGGTGGAGCAATTCCCTGTATTATGCCACCTCCGGCGGAAAGTCCCTCGATGACGCTATCTACGCAACTTCTGATACCACTGCTTATACAAAAGAATATGCCGTTGAAAAAGCCACTGACATGGCCTGGAACCAGGTACGCCAGCACATGCCGGAAGGTGCAGGGATCAGTGTATATTTTGCTGCTACCAAAAATGCTCCCATAAGCGTTACCATCAATCACCGCCCCGGTACTTACTATAAAACAGATAATTACCAGTTTGATCAGTACACCCTGAAGCCATTAAAAGAAGATGGGCCCTATGCCGGATTCTACAAAGACGCGGGTTTTGGTGATAAACTGCGCCGGATGAATTACGATATCCATACGGGAGCAGTACTGGCACTACCGGGCAAGATCCTGATGTTCTTCGCCAGCCTTATCTGTGCCAGCTTACCCATTACCGGTATTTATATCTGGTGGGGAAGGCGGAAAAAGGGCAAACCATCCCTGAAAAAAAGAATATACCAGCAGGCAGCGCTTTAA
- a CDS encoding DUF1761 domain-containing protein — protein MDFIINHWAVLVCAILNLVLGAIWYSPMLFYNGWKRANHFTDEQLKSVKPAVTYTLAFIFSLIISYNMAFFLGDAQTDWQWGATAGFLAGFGFSSLIFAIIALFEMRSWAYILINGGFITVYFTLVGLILGAWR, from the coding sequence ATGGATTTCATTATCAACCACTGGGCAGTATTGGTCTGCGCCATTCTAAACCTTGTACTGGGCGCTATCTGGTATTCTCCCATGCTTTTCTACAACGGCTGGAAAAGAGCGAACCACTTTACAGACGAGCAGCTGAAAAGTGTAAAACCTGCAGTCACCTACACGCTGGCTTTCATCTTTTCGCTGATCATCAGCTACAACATGGCCTTTTTCCTGGGCGATGCCCAAACAGACTGGCAATGGGGTGCTACCGCAGGTTTCCTCGCCGGCTTTGGATTTTCCTCCCTCATCTTTGCCATTATCGCATTATTTGAAATGCGCTCCTGGGCGTACATCCTTATCAATGGAGGTTTTATCACTGTTTACTTTACCCTTGTGGGCCTCATTTTAGGTGCCTGGCGTTAG
- a CDS encoding MFS transporter — METMQAPKERVFSRYQVFVIAALSLLQFTVILDFMVLNPLGEILITKMNITTQQFGLVVSAYAFSAGISGILAAGFADKFDRKKMLMVFYSGFTIGTFLCALAPNYHFLLAARIFTGLFGGVISAIGMAIVVDLFQPQVRGRVMGFMQMAFALSQILGMPVGWELANRFSWHAPFWVIGVMAAILGGAILFYMKPITEHLNARTEKNVVEHLVHTVSNRKYTLAFCTTILLATGGYMLMPFGSTFSRHNMGLSPQDITWLYVATGAVSLIVSPIIGKLSDKLGRINVFYAATLLTCIMVLIFTRLHITPLYLAIIINGLMFAGVLGRIIPVQASLASIPSLQDRGAFMSINASIQQISGGFASVIAGLIVYKTSSGFLLNYDILGIVIVGAFIITLVMMNRLNKQIVTNAANAAVEKKKEEIVPA; from the coding sequence ATGGAAACAATGCAAGCACCTAAAGAAAGGGTATTTTCCCGGTACCAGGTTTTCGTCATTGCCGCACTTTCTTTACTTCAATTTACCGTGATCCTCGACTTCATGGTACTTAACCCCCTCGGTGAAATACTGATCACCAAAATGAACATCACCACACAACAGTTTGGACTGGTTGTATCTGCTTATGCTTTCAGTGCCGGGATCTCCGGTATCCTGGCAGCGGGTTTTGCGGATAAGTTTGACCGGAAGAAAATGCTGATGGTATTTTACTCCGGTTTCACGATCGGTACTTTCCTTTGCGCACTGGCACCTAATTATCACTTCCTGCTGGCCGCCCGCATCTTTACGGGTTTGTTTGGCGGTGTGATCAGTGCCATTGGTATGGCTATCGTGGTAGATCTTTTCCAGCCGCAGGTGAGAGGCCGTGTAATGGGATTTATGCAAATGGCATTTGCACTCAGCCAGATCCTGGGGATGCCTGTGGGCTGGGAACTGGCCAACAGGTTCAGCTGGCATGCTCCTTTCTGGGTGATTGGTGTAATGGCTGCTATCCTGGGAGGCGCTATCCTTTTTTACATGAAACCTATTACGGAACACCTGAATGCCAGAACAGAAAAGAACGTGGTGGAGCACCTGGTGCATACGGTGAGCAACAGAAAGTACACACTTGCTTTTTGCACTACCATTCTGCTGGCAACGGGAGGTTACATGCTGATGCCTTTCGGCAGTACTTTTTCCCGACATAATATGGGATTGTCCCCACAGGATATCACCTGGCTGTATGTAGCTACGGGAGCCGTTTCGCTGATAGTCAGCCCTATTATTGGTAAGCTGAGTGATAAGCTGGGCAGGATCAATGTATTTTATGCTGCCACCTTATTAACCTGTATCATGGTTTTGATCTTCACAAGGCTACACATTACACCGCTATATCTTGCTATTATCATTAACGGGTTGATGTTTGCAGGTGTACTGGGCCGGATCATTCCTGTTCAGGCTTCACTGGCCTCCATTCCCTCCCTGCAGGACAGGGGTGCTTTTATGAGCATCAATGCGTCCATCCAGCAGATCTCCGGCGGTTTTGCTTCCGTGATCGCAGGCCTGATCGTTTACAAGACAAGCAGCGGATTTTTGCTGAACTATGATATACTTGGGATTGTGATCGTTGGAGCCTTTATTATTACCCTGGTGATGATGAACCGGTTGAACAAGCAGATCGTCACGAATGCTGCGAACGCAGCTGTTGAGAAGAAAAAGGAAGAAATAGTTCCTGCATAA
- a CDS encoding TlpA family protein disulfide reductase: protein MKTIWLYMCCIAGLITLIRCSPPAIVQQSSLPSPPATVLLGEQLRSAFDQLPFKHWFDSIYHGYTADAALLKSAWTDEQVDVFMGTWCGDSRREVPHFLKIMDSLGVPPQKVRIICTKSGNPGHKTSPGREEQGLYIFRVPTFIVRKNGREIGRIVEFPVQSLEKDLLAIIRGQPYEPNYAAGDRLRRMFEVKSPGMLHAQLPLLAEKVKPVSKSDGELNGFGSVLLSAGYMEHAITAFQLNTLLYPEKPDSWKWLAEGYRQNHDNEKAVTAYRKLLELSPGLELAQVRLDSLKAL from the coding sequence ATGAAAACAATATGGCTATACATGTGCTGCATAGCCGGGCTCATCACACTTATCCGATGCAGCCCACCTGCTATCGTGCAGCAATCATCATTACCTTCTCCTCCCGCCACGGTGTTATTAGGTGAACAGCTAAGATCTGCATTTGATCAACTGCCTTTTAAACACTGGTTTGATTCCATTTATCACGGCTATACTGCAGATGCTGCCCTGCTGAAAAGTGCATGGACGGATGAACAGGTGGACGTGTTCATGGGTACCTGGTGTGGAGACAGCCGAAGGGAAGTGCCGCATTTTCTCAAGATCATGGACAGCCTGGGGGTACCTCCCCAAAAAGTCCGGATCATTTGTACCAAAAGCGGCAATCCGGGTCATAAAACCAGTCCCGGCAGGGAAGAACAGGGATTGTACATTTTCCGCGTACCTACTTTCATTGTCAGAAAAAACGGCAGAGAAATAGGGAGGATCGTGGAATTCCCCGTGCAGTCACTGGAAAAAGACCTGCTGGCCATTATCCGGGGGCAACCCTACGAACCCAATTACGCCGCCGGCGATCGTTTGCGCAGGATGTTTGAAGTGAAAAGCCCGGGTATGCTGCATGCACAGTTACCCCTGCTGGCTGAGAAAGTGAAGCCTGTCAGCAAAAGCGATGGCGAATTGAACGGGTTCGGGTCTGTGCTCCTGTCTGCCGGTTATATGGAACATGCCATCACAGCTTTCCAGCTCAACACTCTCCTCTACCCCGAAAAACCGGATAGCTGGAAGTGGCTGGCAGAGGGCTACAGGCAGAACCATGATAATGAAAAGGCGGTGACCGCTTACCGGAAACTGCTGGAATTATCGCCGGGGCTGGAGCTCGCCCAGGTAAGGCTGGACAGTCTTAAAGCTTTGTAA
- a CDS encoding ABC1 kinase family protein: MKEQTNIPTGKVERAGRFVTTGLKVGTNYIKHYTRKLMDPSTTKDALHQENAEDIYETLSNLKGSALKVAQMLSMDKGMLPKAYTERFAMSQYSAPPLSGPLVVNTFTKTLGKTPAQLYDKFDMKATNAASIGQVHKAWKDGKPLAVKIQYPGVANSVKSDLRLVKPFAIRIVGMNEVDMDKYFDEIESKLLEETDYKLELHRSQELSAQCAHIPNLVFPVYYPELSSDRIITMDWLNGQHLKEFLLTNPSQEVRNKIGQAMWDFYQFQVHKLKKVHADPHPGNFLLRPDGTVGIFDFGCVKEVPEDFYVNYFLLTDKEVLKDEKRRREIYTNLEMIHPSDTEKEITFFSGLFQEMIRLLTHPFTVERFDFGNEDYFNEIYAYMDHLYNLKEVRESKVARGSRHSLYINRTYFGLYSMLSDLKADVVTGQGRIQEMINASN; encoded by the coding sequence ATGAAGGAGCAAACGAATATTCCTACAGGCAAAGTTGAAAGGGCAGGACGTTTTGTGACCACAGGATTAAAAGTAGGAACGAACTATATCAAACACTACACCCGCAAACTGATGGACCCTTCCACCACAAAGGATGCCCTCCACCAGGAAAATGCGGAAGACATATACGAAACATTAAGCAATCTCAAAGGCAGTGCCCTCAAGGTGGCACAGATGTTAAGCATGGATAAAGGCATGCTGCCAAAGGCTTATACGGAACGTTTTGCGATGAGCCAATACAGCGCACCTCCTTTATCAGGCCCCTTAGTGGTGAACACTTTCACGAAAACGCTGGGCAAAACACCCGCGCAGTTGTATGACAAGTTCGATATGAAAGCAACAAATGCTGCATCTATCGGGCAGGTGCATAAAGCATGGAAGGACGGGAAACCACTGGCGGTGAAGATCCAGTATCCCGGCGTAGCCAACAGTGTTAAATCAGACCTGCGCCTCGTAAAACCTTTTGCGATCAGGATCGTGGGGATGAATGAAGTGGATATGGATAAGTACTTTGATGAGATTGAATCGAAGTTACTGGAAGAAACAGATTATAAGCTGGAACTGCACCGTTCGCAGGAATTATCTGCACAATGTGCGCATATTCCCAACCTTGTTTTCCCGGTGTATTACCCGGAGCTTTCTTCAGACCGGATCATTACCATGGACTGGCTGAACGGCCAGCACCTGAAAGAATTCCTGCTCACCAATCCTTCGCAGGAAGTGCGTAATAAGATCGGGCAGGCCATGTGGGACTTTTACCAGTTCCAGGTGCATAAGCTCAAGAAAGTGCATGCAGATCCGCATCCCGGTAATTTCCTGTTGCGGCCGGATGGTACAGTAGGCATATTTGATTTCGGTTGTGTGAAAGAAGTACCGGAAGATTTTTATGTGAACTATTTCCTGCTCACGGATAAAGAGGTGTTGAAAGATGAAAAACGGCGCAGAGAGATCTACACCAACCTGGAAATGATCCATCCTTCGGATACGGAAAAAGAGATCACTTTCTTCTCAGGGCTTTTCCAGGAAATGATCCGTTTACTCACCCATCCTTTTACCGTAGAACGTTTCGATTTTGGGAACGAAGATTATTTTAATGAGATCTATGCGTATATGGATCACCTGTATAACCTCAAGGAAGTGCGGGAATCGAAAGTGGCAAGAGGAAGCAGGCATTCGCTTTATATCAACAGAACTTATTTCGGATTGTATTCCATGCTGAGTGATCTGAAGGCCGATGTGGTCACGGGGCAAGGCAGGATCCAGGAGATGATCAATGCTTCGAACTAA
- a CDS encoding cupin domain-containing protein, with protein MKTTAAYWRETLQLTQHVEGGSFRETYRAPLVLQQPAGPRAASTGIYFLLEDGEFSAFHRIASDEMWHFYDGVTLHIYEIKPNGTLHVHRLGRDITQGEQLQLVIPAGSWFASSVEETGGFALVGCTVAPGFDFADFELAERAALSQLFPQHAGLIGLLTR; from the coding sequence ATGAAAACTACGGCAGCCTACTGGCGCGAAACGCTCCAATTAACGCAACATGTAGAAGGGGGCTCTTTCAGGGAAACTTATAGAGCACCATTGGTATTACAACAACCAGCCGGGCCAAGGGCTGCTTCAACAGGCATTTATTTCTTACTGGAAGATGGAGAGTTCTCAGCCTTTCACAGGATCGCATCTGATGAAATGTGGCATTTCTATGATGGCGTTACCCTGCATATCTACGAGATCAAACCAAACGGTACATTACATGTACACCGCTTAGGCAGAGACATTACACAGGGAGAACAACTGCAGTTAGTGATCCCCGCCGGCAGCTGGTTTGCCTCCTCCGTAGAAGAAACCGGCGGCTTTGCACTTGTGGGTTGTACCGTTGCGCCGGGATTTGATTTTGCTGATTTTGAACTGGCAGAAAGAGCGGCACTCTCACAGTTGTTTCCGCAGCATGCAGGGCTGATAGGTTTACTTACCAGGTGA
- a CDS encoding VOC family protein, translating into MINISKHFLGLRTTIYRVNDLPKATAWYTKAFGVIPYYNEPYYVGFEIEGYELGLQPIPEGEEHPGAGGVETYWGVEDIQAAYEHLLSLGATAHSEPRTVGEPIQVAMVKDPWGNILGLIYNPLFK; encoded by the coding sequence ATGATAAATATCAGTAAACATTTTTTAGGTCTGCGCACCACCATTTACAGGGTAAATGATCTGCCAAAAGCAACCGCATGGTATACCAAAGCATTCGGTGTTATTCCTTATTACAACGAGCCGTATTATGTAGGATTTGAAATAGAAGGATATGAACTGGGATTGCAGCCAATACCGGAAGGAGAGGAGCATCCCGGAGCTGGAGGAGTGGAAACCTACTGGGGTGTAGAGGATATCCAGGCTGCCTATGAGCACCTGTTATCACTTGGAGCTACTGCTCACAGCGAACCGCGTACCGTGGGGGAACCTATCCAGGTGGCAATGGTGAAAGATCCCTGGGGGAATATCCTGGGGTTGATCTACAATCCTTTATTTAAATGA